ATCCGCCGAATCGAGTTCCCGCAATCCAAGACCCGATCCATCACGGTGGTAGACCCTGAGAGTCGAACCCAATCCGGCACGGTTGGCACGGCTGAACCCGTTCTCCCGCGGGCGCCGCTGAAAGAGACAGTGGAGCAGAAACGCTACGATCGCGGCATCGTGCGGGAACGCCCGGTCCAGACCCGGTCGCTGGCGATCCAGCTGCCGGCCACCCCGGAGGAGCGCATGGCGCAGCTGCCCAAGCTCGATCCCAAGGTGGCCCAGCGCGCCCTGATCCAGCCGAACGCCGCCCTGCAAAGACAACTCGTGGCCGAAGAGCGGATGATTCAGGCCGCCACCAAGTTCAAGGTTGCGGCCAGCATTCAGCGCTCCCGCTCAGGTCAGATGGTGATCGAGATCGGCTCGGACGCGCTCAATCCCACCAGTTTCTCGGAGGCCGTTCTTCAGCAAGGCCGGATCGCGCTCGAACAGGGTGTTGAATGTGACCAGGTCGCCGCGCAACGCTCTGATGCCAACCCGCTGGTCGCGATGGAATGCGTGATCGAGGATCTGAAAGCTTCGGGCGAGTTTGAATATGTTGAGAAAGACTGGCTCTATGAACATCAAATGATCTTCGGGCCCCGCGATGAAGGCCCGCCAAGTCTGATCACGCCGAATGATCCTCTGTTTGATCTGCAATGGCATTATAAGCGTCAGGGCAGCGGCGCTGATGAATCCGAAGGCGGCGCCGGGTTCGTCGATTTCTGGACCAATCAGGCCAGCCAGGGCTCCTCTGACGTGGTCGTCGCCGTAGTCGATACCGGACTGCAAATGGAGCATCCCGATATTCGCAACTCGATGAATGTTGCGCCAGGCTGGGATATGGTCAGCGATCTCGAAGTTGCCAATGACGGCAATGGCCGGGATGCCGATCCGAATGACCCAGGCGATGTCTGTCCGGAGGCGGGGATCCTCTCCAATACGTATCACGGCACGCATGTGGCTGGCATTATTGGAGCGGCTTCGACGAATAATTCAGATGGCGTGGCAGGCGGCGCCTGGAACGTAACCGTCGTGCCGGTGCGGGCGCTCGGCAAGTGCGGCGGTAAGCTGTCAGACATCAATGATGCGATCCGTTGGGCGGCCGGGACGATCCCGGAATTCAATGATCTCGGTGAAGAAGTCTGGAATGAGAATCCAGCTGATATCATCAATCTCTCGCTTGGCCTGTTCAAGACGTGTCCGGCCTCGATGCAGGACGCGATCAACTCAGTGACCGAACAGGGGGTCATCGTGGTGGTTGCCGCAGGAAACAGAAGTGTGCCGACGGAATTCTTCGCGCCTGCCGGATGCCAGAATGTTGTCACCGTCGCTGGCGGAGATGCGCGTGGCTATCTGGCGCCATACTCCAATTATGGCGCCGCCGTGGATGTTCTTGCCCCTGGCGGTGACCTGACGCGCGACGATGATGGAGATGGCAATCCGGATGGCGTTCTGTCGACCAAGACAGCAGAAAACTGCGCCGACCCACTGACCGGGGATACGGTTGCGACCTGCTATTATGCTTATGAGCAAGGAACGAGCATGGCGAGCCCGCACGTGGCGGCGGCGCTGGCCTTGATAAAATCGAAACGACCAGATCTGAGTTCAGAGCAGCTCGTCTCGACCCTGCTGACTGGCGTCCGCGCGATCCCGGAGAACCAGTGTACGGGCCTGTGCTCTCAGTTCCCGGGGGCGACCCCGACGCTGGATGATCCGGACGTATGCCTGCGACCATGCGGTTCAGGTCTGCTTAATCTGGCAGATGTCACACTGGGAGATTGATGGGAGAAGAGGGGATTATCATGCAGAGATCTGAAAACCTGCCGCACTATGGCGGCCATATGGGCCTCGCGGCACTCTTATGTATGCTCAGTTTGACCGGGTGTATGGCGTTTGCGCAAAAGGCGGACTCTTTGACCTTTATCCCGCAATACACCAACGGACAGATTGAGGCGGCAAAAGTGGTCCAGGCGCAAGCGACGCCGGTGCGTCCGCCGGCTGCGACGTTCATTGTCCGCTTCAATGATGAGCCGGAACTCGAGCAGGTGTGTCGCAACTTCAGACGGGACGAAGCCGGGACGCGCGCGGTCTTTCAAAGCTGGGCCGCCGAACGCCCGCAATTGCAGGGCCTGCGTTTGGTCCGTGCCAGCTATTCCGGGGAACTGATCCTGGCGCTGCCGGTCAATGACGCCGCGCGGCGCTCGCCGGAAGACGTCATCGCCGCCCTGAAAACCATTGACAGTCTCGCCTATGCTGAAATTGACTCACTGGCGTCGACCTATGAGGAAAGATAAGTCATGCGTGCTTTGATCATCCCAGCCTTTTGCGGTATCTTGCTGACCGCCTGCGCGCCTCAGACAGAGGCTCCGTCGCTTGAAGCTGAAACACCGCCACCGGTACAAGCCGAGACACAGCCTGAGTCGCCCACGGTTGCCGAGATTGCCGAACCTGTCGCCATTGGCAGTGTCGCGGAGACACGAACGGCGACGATTGACTGGACCCAGGCGCGGCAGGATTTTGCCTCCCGTGAGTCCGACAATTCTGCCATGGTCCAGGTCGCAAGCGTGGGCTCGCCGGCCGTGCCCGTCTTGTTGCCGGATGAGCCAGTGACGGTTGCCACGACAGGTGAGAGCAGCCTCGATTTCCGGCCGATGGATGATGGCTATTTCGCCATTCGAAAGGGCGACATTTATGACATGATCATAAATGGCACCGACCGACTGGTCGTGCGACCCGGAGACTCTGGCACCGTGACCGATTCAGGTCTTGATTTCGAGGAAACGCTGACCGGCGCGCAAGTGTCTTTCAGTCGATATGGCGCCTCATACTTGGTCGAGTTTATGTGTAAGGACCCAGCCACTGCCATGAAGGGCAGTTGCGTAAGCGAGGATGAGGCTTTGGCCGAAGTAGAGAATCTACTGATTGCGGGGACGAGATGAAAATTAGACATTGGGGGCTGTTAGCCGTCTCAGCGCTCGCTTTGTCCGCGTGTGACGTCGTGCGCGTGCCAGGGTATGAGCAGGATCCCGGACCGGCGATTCCGGATGGTGCGCCCGGGCCGCCGCCACCGACCGAGCCGGTCGATGATCCGTGGGGGGAGGGGCCACTCGACCCGGTTGATGATCCAGCGCCGGTTGATCCCGATCCAACTACGGAAGACCCTGTGGGCGAAGATCCTGAACCGGAAGTTCCGGTCTCTCCGCCGCCCCCGCCACCCTTGCCGATCAAGTTCGAGTATTTTGCTCCGGGTGATCTGATCCCAGGTACGGGGACCGGGCAGGGCGACGATACCGTGTATGCGCCGGACATGCTGTTCCCGATCAAGACGGCGCCGACCTGGCCGCAATCCATGGTCTATCGTCTTGGCGGTGCCGTCGGTGGTGACCAGTGCGATCCGGCCAATTACGACATTCCGTGGCGGGACAATTTCTGCGAAAAGCGCACTTCAACGCGCAATACGCCGATGTGCCCCACCAATCAGGTGCACCAGGGACAGGATATCCGCGTCGGTAGCGCAGCCGACTGCAATGCTCTGCGCGGGCAACCAAAAGCCGAGCGCGGGCTGCATGAAGTGATCGCGGTCGAGGACGGGATCATCCAACATATCGGTACCTACTCGGTTCAGCTCAAAGGAACCGACACAGGAAACATCTATTCCTATCTTCACCTCAACATGCGGCGCTTGCGGGTTTCTGCACTGGACACGGTGAGCGCCGGGGACACGCTTGGATTTGTGTCGAATGATTTCGGGTCCACGCCGACCACCTTCCATTTGCACTTCGAGATCAAGGCCCCCATCGAGGGAGAAGGGATCGTGCATGTGCCACCCTATATGTCCCTTGTCGCAGCCTATGAACGTCGTGAGAGCGGGCGTGGAGAATTGGTCGAAGACGATACGGTCGCGATTGCCAGTTTTCCAAGTTTCCCGGATGATATCGAGATCGTCGAATAGTCGTTAACTGTAATTTCTGCAGCAGAATCGTGCAAAAAATCAGCGCACGGACTTACTCTTGCCAAACTTTAAGTCTTAATGACTTG
This DNA window, taken from Hyphomonas sp. Mor2, encodes the following:
- a CDS encoding S8 family peptidase, which gives rise to MARTAKWMKRTMLAAGAMSLIGLTACDRQQERLDRVGELGDAVIGQLNGEDVTNSDATRYSSVSVEARAFAAIVPDQSPASQQRARPRFVIGSIVAKPAALPRSVELAEIMAEPEMSLDVVVDDQAEAKIIVPDQQTLDRAVANPDVIRRIEFPQSKTRSITVVDPESRTQSGTVGTAEPVLPRAPLKETVEQKRYDRGIVRERPVQTRSLAIQLPATPEERMAQLPKLDPKVAQRALIQPNAALQRQLVAEERMIQAATKFKVAASIQRSRSGQMVIEIGSDALNPTSFSEAVLQQGRIALEQGVECDQVAAQRSDANPLVAMECVIEDLKASGEFEYVEKDWLYEHQMIFGPRDEGPPSLITPNDPLFDLQWHYKRQGSGADESEGGAGFVDFWTNQASQGSSDVVVAVVDTGLQMEHPDIRNSMNVAPGWDMVSDLEVANDGNGRDADPNDPGDVCPEAGILSNTYHGTHVAGIIGAASTNNSDGVAGGAWNVTVVPVRALGKCGGKLSDINDAIRWAAGTIPEFNDLGEEVWNENPADIINLSLGLFKTCPASMQDAINSVTEQGVIVVVAAGNRSVPTEFFAPAGCQNVVTVAGGDARGYLAPYSNYGAAVDVLAPGGDLTRDDDGDGNPDGVLSTKTAENCADPLTGDTVATCYYAYEQGTSMASPHVAAALALIKSKRPDLSSEQLVSTLLTGVRAIPENQCTGLCSQFPGATPTLDDPDVCLRPCGSGLLNLADVTLGD
- a CDS encoding M23 family metallopeptidase, encoding MKIRHWGLLAVSALALSACDVVRVPGYEQDPGPAIPDGAPGPPPPTEPVDDPWGEGPLDPVDDPAPVDPDPTTEDPVGEDPEPEVPVSPPPPPPLPIKFEYFAPGDLIPGTGTGQGDDTVYAPDMLFPIKTAPTWPQSMVYRLGGAVGGDQCDPANYDIPWRDNFCEKRTSTRNTPMCPTNQVHQGQDIRVGSAADCNALRGQPKAERGLHEVIAVEDGIIQHIGTYSVQLKGTDTGNIYSYLHLNMRRLRVSALDTVSAGDTLGFVSNDFGSTPTTFHLHFEIKAPIEGEGIVHVPPYMSLVAAYERRESGRGELVEDDTVAIASFPSFPDDIEIVE